GGGGCGCTTGGCGATGGCTCGGGCGACGGCGACGCGTTGCTGCTCGCCGCCGGAAAGCTGGGAGGGGAAGTGGTCGCGGCGCGGCTCCAGCCCGACCAGCCTCAAGGCCTCGAGGGCCTCCATCGGGCGCTCGGCGATGTCCGTGACGAGGCGGACGTTCTCCAGCGCGGTCAGGCTGGGGATGAGGTTGTAAAATTGGAAGACGAAGCCGACATGCTCTCGCCGGTAGCGGGTGAGGCCCGCCTCATCCGCGGCGCTCAAGTGATGGTCGCGGTACCAAAGCTCACCGGAGCTGGGCGTGTCGAGGCCGCCCAGGATATTGAGCAGGGTGGACTTGCCCCCGCCCGAGGGCCCCAGCAGGACGACGAATTCCCCTTCGGTGAGATCCAGGCTGACCCCTCGTAGGGCCTGCACCGACACCTCGCCCATGGCGTAGACCTTGGTGAGGTCCTGGGCCCGAAGCACAACGGGATGGGCGTTCGTTTCCGACATGGGCTTCGCCGCGGGGGCGACTGCCCTAGTCTAATCGAAAGCGTCGAATTGTCCGATGAGTTTTTCGAGCCGGCCGGTCTTTAGGACGCCTGGCGGATTTCCTGCATCGCCGCCTTGGTGCGGCGGTAGCCATTGCGCAGCTCTTTCTCCAAAAAGTCCAGGCGACCCTCCAAGACCTTCAGGCCCTGTTGTGCTTTGGCCTTGGCTGCGGGCGTGTCGGCGGTCTCGCTCTGCTCCAGCAAGGCCAGCCGCGCGGACTGGCAGTCGCGGTATTCTTGGAGGCGCTGCTTGTAGCGATCGAGGGATTTCTTCGCGGCCTCGGCAGGATCCGTTTGCACGGCGCGCAGGTGGCGCTCGGCCGGCAGGCCTTGGTTCCAGGACTGCTGCGCGGACCAGACGCCGCCCGGGCGTTTGGCCTCGGCGGCGACATTCGGGTTTCGAGACGAAAATTCGGAATCCGCCGGGCATGCCGGCGCTTCGGCCGGCGCGGGGGCCGCGTCGGCGGAGACCCGCAGGCGCTTCCACTGCTCGTAGAAAAACGCGCCGCCCTTGGCTTCGACTGTCTTCTCTTGGATTTCCCGCGTGTCCATTGCCTCAGCCCTTTCGGCTTTTAAAGGAGTGCGTCGGTTTGCAGGCAGCGGTTCGAAGAACCGTCTCGAGGTGGGATGAAATGCGTGCCCCCCGTGCCTTCTGGGAAAAAGAAAAGCAAAGCCAATGCCAAGCATTTCAATTTTTAAATATATGAAATTACTAGATAATTATTAAAAATGCGAAATGCGGGGTGGAGCCTGGAAGCCCTTAATTTCGGGAAGCTGGGGGGTTAGCACCTCCGGCGAAGGCGCTGTCCAGGAAGCGGTCTTTCCATTCCGGCGCGGGGACCATGCAGCTTTCGCGGCGTCCGAACCAACGGTAGCGGTTGCGGGCGACCCAATCGTAGATCGGATCCCGAATCCAGCGGGGGAGGAGCATGAAGGCGTAGAGCAGGGGCCAGAGGCCGCCAAGGCGTCGGGCGATGCGCAGGGCCGCGGTGGATTTGGTGAAGCATTCGCCGTCTTCCACCAGGACGATGGAATCGAGACCCGCCTCCAGCGAGTGGCCTTGCAGCAGCTGCTTCGCGGTCTCGGATTGCAGGGAGGCGAAGCGGAAATAGGCCCTTCGATCCCGGCGCAGGATGAAGGCCACGCTGGCGTTGCAGAGGTTGCAGACCCCGTCGAATAGGACCACGGCGGACATGGATCCTTCCTAGAGCATTTTTCCCATTATCGCCAGCCAGCAAAAAAAAGGCCGCCGGGTGTCCGGCGGCCGGGAAAGGCAAGAGTGGAGCTGGCCCTACTCGCGGCGCGAGAGGCGGCGCAGCGCAGCCAGGGCTAAGGCGAGGGCCAAGGGCAACATGGCGCTCAGCGTCTGCACGGAGCCCGCGACGTCGAGCGACAGAGCGCAGCCGGCGCCTTCCAGCAGGCCGCCACCCAGGTTGGTGGTGACCGTGGCCGTGAAGGTGCCGGTATTTTCGAACTCCTTGGTGGAGGTGGTGACGGTCACGGTATTGACGACCGTGGTGCTGGGACTGACCGCCGTCACCGCGAAGCTCACCGTGACGGTGGCGCCCACCGGAATCTCGCCGAGGGCGCAGGTGACGACGTCACCCGCATTGTTGCAGCTGCCTTGGCTGGCGGTGATCGGGCCGAGGAAGTCCACCTGGCCGGGCAGGGGATCGCTCAGCTGCACGTCGGTCGCGAGGTTGGGGCCCTCGTTGGTGACCGTGATCGTGTAGGTGAAAGTCTCGCCGAGGGCGACGGATTGGCCGCCGGTGTCGTCGCTCTTGACCACGCGCAGCACCGCGCCGCCGACCTCATAGGCGCCGATGTCGCAGATGGCGGCGGCCAGGCCGGTGGCGTTGACGGGTCGGACGAGGTTGCGCTGGTCGCGGGTCAAGGGGAGGCCGTCCTCGTCGAGGCAGCCGTCCGGATTGGCGGTGTCGATGGCGGGGCTGCCCTGCAGCAGGCCGTGGGTCTGCGTGGGCCCTCCGTTGTTTTGCAGGTCGCCGATCCGGGGATCGAGCGGGGTCGAAGGACTGCCGGTCTGATCGCCGGTCGCGGCGAAGCCGACGCAGTTGTCGTCGACCTGGCCTATCAGGTTGTAGCCCTGGGATCCGAAGGCGCCCACGCAATCCGCTCCGGCGCCCGCGGTGTTGGCGGCGATCAAGGAATTGGCGACGACGCTTTGGAAACCCGTGGCGCCGGCCGTCAGATCGCCGTTGAAGTCCACCTCGAACAGCAGGACGCCGCCGCCGGCGTCGCCCGCGGTGTTGCGTGCCATCGTGACGTTGAAGAGCCCCAAGTCGACGCCGTTGCCCTGGGCGAGGCCCTCGCCCGCCTGGAGGTTGGGAAAGTTGGTGATGAAGAACAGGCCGCCGCCCAGGCTGCCGGCACTGTTGCCGCTGACCGTGCTGTTGACCAGGGCCAAGGCGCCCAAGATTTGGTAGATACCGCCGCCGGCACCGTCGTTGGGGAAGAAGCCCAGCTTCATGTCCGACAGGACGATAGTGGAAATGTTCTCGCCGAGGGCCTGGTTGCCGCTGACGGTGGAGTTGGTGATCAGGGCCAGGGAGCCGAAACCGCCATAGATGCCGCCGCCGTCGTTGCCGGCGGTGTTGCCGCTGACCGTGCTGGAATCCATGACCAGCTCGGCCTCGTTGTAGACGCCGCCGCCGGCCACGGCGCTGTTGCCGGAGATCGTCGTGTTTTGCAAGGTCAGGAGGCCACCGGAATTGACGACGAGCAGCGCCGCGTCGACGCACTTGAAGCAGCCGCCTTGATGGGAGATGCCGCCGCCGGTAAAATTTTCGGCCTGGTTCTGCGTGACCTGGGAATTGTTGAGCGTGAGATCCGCCCCGAAGTTGTTGACGCCGCCGCCCTCGATAAAAGCCATGTTTTCGGTGACGACGACGTCGTTTAAGACGACTGAGACGGTCGAGCCGAAACTGCCCGCCTTGACGAAGGAAATGAGATTCGATTGCTCGCCCAAGATTTGGATGCCGCCGCCGACGAAGTCGTCTCCGTCGCGGATCGTGACTCCGTTGAAGGTCACGGAGATATCCGAGTTGCCGAAGGGATTGATGTCGAAGACGCGTTCCGGAGTATCGGGTTTTAAGCCCTCGGCGCTAATGCTGGTATTGCCGGAGCCGGCCCCGTTCAGCGTGAGGTTGGCGAGAACGTCCAGATCGCCGTTACCGCAATTATCTTCATCGGTGCCGGGCAGCGATAAGACGTAATTGCCCGCGGGAAGTACAACCGTATCCGGAACTCCGTCCCCGACCGCCTGGCAGCCGCCCAGGGCGCCGCCGTTGTTGACCGAGGCGATCGCCTCGCGGAGCGTGCACTCGGGCGTGTCGATGATGTCCGCCTCGGTGTTGACGGTGATCGTCGAGGCCCCCAGCGAGGGACTGAAGGCGATTTGTGAGAGGATGGCGGTGAAGAGCAGGGAAAATAGTTTGGGTTTCATGGCCGGGAACCTCCTGGGGGACCGAAGGGCGTCCTCGCGATGAATATTTGGGGTGGAGGGCATATTCTGCAACGTCCCCTTTCTCGAGTCAAAAGGATTCCGGGGCGCCGAGGGCCTGCTCCCTGTCGGATTGACAATTCGGGCTTTCCTCCTTATGCCCCCAAGGGATGCCCCTTCCTCACCTTCGGATCCTGCTTTGCGGCCTGCTAGGGCTCGCCTTGGCCTCTTTCGCGCGGGCGGAGCCGGCGGTCGTACCCCGGGCCTTGAGCCTTTCCGAAGCCCTGAGGCTCGCGCGGGAGCGCCACGTGCAGGTGCTGGTCTCCCAAGAACGGGTGCGCCAGGCCTTGGCCAGGATCGCCCAGGTCAAGTCGGGCCTCTATCCGAGCTTCGACGCCGCCGTCTCGCAGTACCGCAAGACCGTCAATCTCGAGGCCTTCGGCATCGATCCCGGCACGCCGGGTTTCGACCTGACCCCGCCGCCCTTCAACGTCTTCGACGCCCGGCTGAAATTGCAGCAAACCCTCTTCGACTTGACCCTGTTCCGCCGCTTGGATGCCGCGCGCAGCGGGCAAAGGCTCTCGGCAGCGGAACAGGAAAAGGCCGAGGCCGACGCGCTGGTCCTGGTGGCCAACCTTTATCTCGAGGCCCAGCGCGCCCAGGAAGCGGTCGAGTACGCCCAATACCTGCAAAAGCGCGACGGGGCGCGGCTCGGCATCGCGGACTCGCAGCTTCGGCTCGGGTTGGGTTCGGACTTCGACGTCACCGGCGCCCGCGCGTCCCTGGCCGACAGCCGCAGCCTCGTCGCGCGCGTCCGGGCAGAGGCCGAGGAGCGGCGCCTGGATTTGGCCGCGGCCCTGGGGTTGCCCGTCGATCAGCCGCTGAGCTTCACGACGCGGGATCCCTGGCTGCGGCGGAAGCCGCCCCAAGACGGCGAGCTGGACTCCCTCTTGGCCTCGCATCCCGACGTCCTCGTGGCGCAGCGTCAGGTCGAGACCCAGGTCCAGCAGCGCCGCCAGGAGGTCGCCGAATATTATCCCAAGCTCGGCGCCAGCGCGGACGTGGGCGCCAGCGGCCCGGATCCGGGCAACGTGACGGATACCTATTCCTTCGGCGGGCAGCTCTCGATCCCCATCTATCAAGGCGGCCTGCGCAAGGCCCGCGTCCAGGAGGCCAGCTCGAAGATTCGGGAGAGCGAGGCCCAACTCGAGCAGACCCGCCGCGACCGCCTCGCCGAGGCCAAGAGCGCCCTCGTCGCCCTGCGCCAGGCCGAGGAGGGCTATCGTGCGGCGCAGGCCGACCTCGCCAAGGCCGCGCAGGGCCTGGGTCTGGCCCGGGAGCGGCGGGGGATCGGCCTGGGCAGCGACCTGGAGGTGATCGAGGCCCAGGCGACTTGGGCCTCCGCGAAGGATCAATCCAGCGAGGCCTTGGCCACCTACCGCTTGGCCTGGGTGAACCTGCAATACCGGCTCGGGCGCATGGGCCCTTGGCTGGAGGAGATGGAGCGACCATGAGACGATTTCACCTCGCGATCGCAGGTTTGGCCCTGTGCTTGGCCCTTTCGGCCTGCAAGCGCTCCGGCGACGATTCCTTGTTGGAGTTGTCCGGAACCCTGGAGATGACGGAGCACGAGGTGGGCATGCCGGTGCCGGGCCGCCTCGCGCAGCTTTTGGTCGACGAAGGTGACGCGGTGAAGCGGGGCCAGCTCCTGGCCTCCCTCGATCGCTTCGAGCAGGCCCGCCGCGACTACGAGCGGCAGGTCGCGCTGCTTGCCCGGGGCGGCGGCAACCAACAGGCGGTCGAGCAGGCCGAATTGGCGATGGAGGACCAGCGCCTGGTCGCTCCGGTGGACGGCGTGGTGCTGACCAAGGTCCACGAGACCGGCGAGGTGGTTTCGAGCAATTCGCCGGTCCTGGTGATCGGCGACCGGTCGAGGCTGTGGGTGCGCATTTACGTCCCCGAGGGCTATGTCAACCGATTGAGCCTGGGCCAGGAGGCCCGCCTGCGTTTCGACGGCCTGAAGCGCGAGTTCAAGGGAAAGGTCACCTTCATTTCTCCGGCCGCGGAATTCACCCCCCGTAACGTCCAGACCCCCGAGGAACGGGTGACGCAAACCTTCGCCGTCAAGGTGACCTTAGACGAGGTTGAGCCCTACCTGCGCCCCGGGGTCGCCGCCGACGTCGCGCTGCCCTTGCGCGCGGAAGGGGCCCCATGAGCGCCCCCGCCATCGAGGTGAAGGATCTCACCCGTAAGTTCGGCAAGCTCACCGCGGTCGACCGGATCAGCTTCTCGATCGCCTACGGGGAGATCTTCGGCTTCCTCGGCTCCAACGGCTCGGGCAAGAGCACCACCATCCGCATGCTCTGCGGCATCCTCGCGCCGACCTCGGGCACGGCGACGGTGGGAGGCTTCGACGTCAACGAGGATCCCGAGAGCGTCAAGACCGCGATCGGTTACGTCTCGCAGCGCTTCAGCCTCTACAGCGACCTGACGGTGCTGGAGAACCTCAAGTTCTACGGCCGCATCTACGGGCTGCGCTCGGAGCGACTGCAGCGTCGCATCCAGGCGGTGATGGATTTCGCCGGCCTCCACCGCTACGCCGACATGCTGACGGGGAACCTCTCCGGCGGGTGGAAGCAGCGCGTGGCGGTGGCGACGGCCATTTTGCACGAGCCGAAGATCCTCTTTCTCGACGAGCCCACCGCTGGCGTGGACCCGATGTCCCGCCGCGCCCTGTGGGAGGTGCTCTACGGACTCGCCGACCAGGGCGTCGCCCTCTTCGTGACCACTCACTACATGGAGGAAGCCGAGCGCTGCAACCAGATTGCCTTCATCAGCCTGGGCAAGCTGCTCAAGGTCGGCAATCCCCAAGAGCTGAAAATGAACAATCCCGGCCAGGTCCTCGAGGTCGAATGCCGTCCGCTGCTGAAGGCCTCGCAGGTCTTCGGCGAGATCCCGGGCGTCACGGGGCTCACGGCCTACGGCACGACCCTGCATCTCAACGTGGCGGACGCGGAGGCCGCGACCCGCGCGCTGCGGAAGGCCGCCGCGCGCGAGGGCGTGGAGATCCTGGCGATCCGCCCGATCGAGGCCGCCCTTGAGGACGTGTTCGCTACCCTGTCGGAGGGCGGCGATGCATAGAATTCGCGCGATCATCTGGAAGGAATTCATTCAATTGATTCGGGATCCGAAGACCCTAGGCCTGATCATCTTCATGCCCGTCATGCAATTGATGATCTACGGATACGGGATCAATACCGACGTCAAGCACCTGAGCACCATTCTCTACGACGAGGACCAGACTTCCCTGAGCCGGCGCCTCGTCCAGGCCCTGGAGCAATCCTCCTATTTCGACGTCGACTGGATCGCGAAGTCCGATCACGAGGTGCGGGTGGCGCTGGACCGGGGCAAGGCGAAGGCCGGCCTGCACATCCCGCCGGATTTCACGCGGAACCTCCTGGCCGGGACGGGGGCGCAGCTCCAGCTGCTGATCGACGGCACCGACTCCAACCCGGCCAACACGGCGCTCAACACCAGCGTCGCGATCGTGAACGATTTCATGCAGCGCGAGGGCATGATCGGGGCCACAGTGACCCCGGTCGAGTTCCGGCCGCGGCTTTGGTATAACCCCGACCTGAAGAGCTCGTATTTCCTGGTGCCGGGGGTGGTGGGGCTCCTGCTCATGCTGCTTATCCCCATGATCACGAGCTCCGCCGTTGTGCGGGAGAAGGAGCGCGGCAACCTCGAGCAGCTCCTGGTGACGCCCATCCGTTCCTACGAGCTGATCCTCGGCAAGCTCATTCCCTACATGTTGATCGGCCTCTTCATCGCCGTGACCGTCCTGTCGACGGCCCGCTTCCTCTTCGCCTTACCGCTCCGGGGCAGCCCCTTGCTGCTCTTCGGGCTGACGGGGCTCTACCTGATGGTGTGCTTGGGCTTGGGCCTGCTTGCCTCCACCGTCGCCGAGAACCAGATGCAGGCCTCGCAGATGATCATGTTCTTCGCGGCGCCCTCGATCCTGCTCTCCGGGTTTTTCTTCCCCCGCGAGACGATGCCCGAGCCCATCTATCTGCTGGGCAACATCATCCCGCTGACCTTCTTCCTGCGGATCATCCGGGGAATCACCCTCAAGGGGCTGCACCTCGCGGACCTCTGGCCCGAGGTCGGGGTCCTCGCCTTGATGGCGGTCGTGGTCCTCACCCTGAGCATCTTGAAATTCCACAAGCGGCTCTCCTAGCCGCCCGTCGGCCCGGAAGTTTTTGCGGAATTTTTGAGGAAGGGCTTCGGCCCCATTTGCCGTAAAATGAAAAATGATTGAAATCCTGTCGCCCTTGCCGGACACTTTGTCCCGCAACGACCACTCTCAACCTTAAGATCCTGGAGCAAGCATGGCAAAGCCCTTCTTGACCGACGTCAAAACCCTTCGAAAACGCGCCCGCCAGCACATCGCGGAGGGCGCCGTCACCCCCGGCTACCGGGCCGACCGCAAAATCGTCGTGAAGATCCTCAACGAGGCACTGGCCACCGAGATCGTCTGCGTCCTGCGCTACCGCCGCCACCACTTCATGGCGGCCGGCATCAACGCCCAGTCGGTCGCCGCCGAGTTCATGCAGCACGCCGTCGAAGAGCAGGGCCACGCCGACGAGATTGCCGCGCGCATCGTCCAACTGGGCGGCGAGCCCAATTTCTCCCCCGAGGGGCTGCTCACCCGCAGCCATGCCGAGTACGTCGAGGGCGATTCCCTGGTGGACATGATCAAGGAAGACTTGGTCGCCGAGCGCGTGGCGATCGACAGCTACCGCGAGATGATCGCCTACCTGGGCAACGACGACCCCACGACCCGGCGCATGCTGGAGGGAATTCTGGCGATGGAAGAGGAGCACGCCGACGACTTGGTCAGCCTGCTCGAGAAGCTTCGTCCCTGACGGTGTCGACATTCGGGCGCATCGCATCGTCCGAGAGGGGACGCCTCACCAATCCTGGGCGCCGAATATCTCGTTGGGACGCCGGACCAGCGCGTAGGAAAATGTCGGCGCGCCGGTGTCGGCGACGATCTTCTGCAAGGCCGCGAAGTCCGGCGGGGGCATGGTCTGGCAGCCCACGCTCCGCGGCGAGCCGGGAAAGCCGGCGTGAATCTGGATCGCGAAGCCGTGGGCCCGGGCGGATAACGCCGACTCCCGGCGATCGACGGCCCCGTCGAAATTCATGTCCCGCGCCACGTCCATCAACGAATCCTGCACCGGATTGAAGACCCCCGACAGGCCCGTCTTGTAGGGATAAATTCCGCTGCGCAGCCAGGCCATGCCGCAAATCATGCCGTTGCAGCTGGCCTGCCCCGCCGGGTCCAGTTGCCCCGGGTGCGAGGCGGAGCGCAGCGGGCCGTTGGGATTCAACTCCGTCAGTTTCAGACGACCGTCCCGCCGCTCCGCGCGAAACGCGACGGTCTGCCCCGTGAAGGCGGTGAGGTAGGCGTTGAGCGCCTCGATCGCGCGCCGCCGCGCCTCGGTTTGCGCGCGATGCTCCGCGGCGGGCAGGCCGGGCTTCGGCGCCGGGGGCGGGGGCGGCGGGCTGTCCTGGTCGATCTGGATGACGTAGACCTCGCCCTCGGGCGGCGGCCAGTGGCCGAGGCGGCGCAGGATCTGCTCGGCCTGCCACTCGCGCCGCTCCGGCGTCGCGTCGAAGCCGCGGGTGACGCGGCCCCATTCGGGCGCGAAGCTCGGGTGACCGAAGCTGAACTGCCGGGCGGGGCGCGGCGGCGCCCATTCCTGCGGCGCCGCATGCGGACGGGAAAAGGAGGCGGCAGGTAATGGAGACGAGGGCGGAGGAGGGGCGATGGGCGGCGGCGCGGTGGTTCCGGATGCGGGCGGAGGAGCGAGGAACGGGGACTGGGCGGTTCCGAGGTCCTTGGCTTGGGCGGAGCGGAGCGCCCGGTTGCCGGTGCTGATTTTTTTTAAGCTGGCGGTCGCGAGCGGGAAATCGGCCATGGCCCCTCCAGGGCTTCCCGAGCGGGGAGATTTTCGGCGGCCCCGCGGCGGGGTTGTCGAAAAAAATCCGTAGTGGGTTTTTTGGGCTAAGTCCTTCCCACTCTTGAGGAATTGGGTTCGATTTCTGACAGCTTCTCCCCAGCGGGATTTTTATCTCTGGAAAAATAGAACGATCGTGCTAAAAAATAAGCTATGATCCAAAAAGGCGACATGACCCGACAGATGATCCTGGAACACGCGACGGCCATGGCCAGCCAAGTCGGCTTGGAGGGCCTGAGCTTCGGCCGGCTGGCGGAGGACCTCGACCTCTCCAAGAGCGGGCTCTTCGCGCATTTCAAGTCCCTGCAAGGCCTCCAGGTCAAGGTGTTGGAGCACGCGGCCGAGCGCTTCACCGAGACAGTGATCCGCCCGGCGCTCAAGGCCCCACGCGGCGAGCCCCGGCTGCGGGCGATCTTCGATCGCTGGCGGCGTTGGCCCAAGGAAAGCAGCATGGCGGGCGGGTGTTTTTTCGTCGCGGCCGCGACCGAGCTGGACGACCGCCCCGGCCCCGCCCGCGACCTGCTGGTGAGCCAGCAGAAGGATTGGCTTGAGACCCTGGCCGGGATCGTGCGCAGCGCGATCGCCGAGGGGCATTTCAACAACCGGGTCGATCCGGAGCAATTCGTCTACGAACTCTACGGTCTGATGCTGGCCTATCATTATTCCGTCCGGCTGCTGAACGACCCGAAGGCCGACCGCCGGGCGGAGACCGCCTTTGAATCCCTGATGCAACGAGCCAAGGCTTAAGCCGCCGGAGCGGCTGGAAAGGAGCCCGTTATGCGCTCAAAAAATAGCACGAACGTTCGATTGTTAATCCCGCAATTCTACCGAATTTTTTTGGCGGGCTTGGCCCGTATTTCCACCGGCCTAGCGGCGGCCCTGGCCGAGCGACTGTTCTTCTCGGTGCCTCGGCGTCCCGAGTCGGAAGGGGAGGCAAGGATGCTCGCCTCGGCGCGGCGCTACCAATTTGAGCTTGGCGGACGGCGGGTCGTCGCTTGGCGCTGGGGCGATGGGCCGACGGCATTGTTGGTTCACGGTTGGGGCGGCAGCGCGGCGCAGATGCTGCCCTTCGTGGAACCGCTCCGCGGGGCGGGCTATTCGGTCGTGGCCTTTGACGCGCCGGCGCACGGCCATTCCGAGGGAAGAACCAGCTCATTGCCGGAGTTTGCGGCGTCCTTAAGCGCGGTGGCCGGGAAGTTGGGACCGGTCGAGGTCCTCGTCACGCATTCGATGGGCGGGGCCGCGGCCTCGCTGGCGATCGCCCAGGGCCTGGCGGTGGGCCGGGCTGTGTATGTGGCCCCGCCGGCGGACGCCTTGGAATGGGTCTACCGCTTCGGCCGGATGCTGAGACTGCCGCGGAAGGTGGTGGAGGCGATGCGGCGCCGTGCCGAGCGACGCCTGCACGTCCGTTTCGACCGGCTCAACACGCGGGTCTTGGGTCCAGCCGTCCGCATGCCGCTGCTGGTGATCCACGACCGCGCCGATGCGGAGGTCCTTTGGTACGACGGAGCGGCGGTCGCGCATTCGGTTCCGAACGGCCGTCTCACGATGACCGAGGGTTTGGGCCACCGGCGCATCTTGCGCGATCCGGGCGTGGTCGCGGAGGCGGTGAAATTTCTGGTCGACAAGGATAGCACCCGCGAATTGCCGGAAGGCACGGAGGCCGGTGTCTGCGCGGGTTGCGGGGATCCGCTTTCTTGGCAAGCCGAATCATCGATGGAGGTCTGCGAAATGTGCGCCTTGGAGCGGGAACTCTTCGACCGGGAGCTGCGCTGGGAGCACGAAGTCGAAGGAATCGCCATGGGCGCCCGCCGTTAAGATAATAATAAAATGGCGGAGAGGGTGGGATTCGAACCCACGGTACGGTTTCCCGCACACACGCGTTCCAGGCGTGCACCTTCAACCACTCGGTCACCTCTCCATTCGCCGACCCGAAGTAAATTCGGGTCGGCTAAAGCCCGGGGGGCGGTTCCGCCTCCCCCCTCACCCCCACCGGTAAGGTAGAGGATTTATTTTTTTCCTTAATTCAAAATGCCAATTTTTCCTGCGGAGAGGGTGGGATTCGAACCCACGGTACCCGTTAAGGTACACTCGCTTTCGAGGCGAGCACCTTCAACCACTCGGTCACCTCTCCTATTCGCGAGCCCGGAGCAAGTCCGGGCTCGCTAAAGCCCAGGGGGAGCAAGCGGGGAAACTGGCCACGTTGTGGCCAGGCAAACCGCGCGATAGTCTAATATTCTTCCCTCCGAGCTTGCTCCGCGCTCCCCCTTCAACCCCCAGCGGTTGAGGTGTGGGGGACCATTATTATTGCGCGGAAGCACTCGGGATTCAGAAAATCCTACTTTTTACCCCGCTTCTTCTCTTTCCTCAACCGCTTAAAAAACTCGCTCAAGATCGCGCCGCATTCCCCTTCCATCATTCCGCCGGTGACCTGGGGGTGGTGGTTGAAGCGGCGCTCGTCCTGCAAGGACAAGATCGACCCGCAGACCCCCGCCTTGGGATCCCTGGCCCCGAAGACCACTTTCGGGATTCGGGCCAGGACGATGGCGCCCCAACACATCAGGCAGGGCTCCAAGGTCACATACAAAGTCGTGCCCTCCAGGCGCCAGCGCCCCAACTTGCGGGCCGCCG
This genomic window from Deltaproteobacteria bacterium PRO3 contains:
- a CDS encoding bacterioferritin, with amino-acid sequence MAKPFLTDVKTLRKRARQHIAEGAVTPGYRADRKIVVKILNEALATEIVCVLRYRRHHFMAAGINAQSVAAEFMQHAVEEQGHADEIAARIVQLGGEPNFSPEGLLTRSHAEYVEGDSLVDMIKEDLVAERVAIDSYREMIAYLGNDDPTTRRMLEGILAMEEEHADDLVSLLEKLRP
- a CDS encoding TetR/AcrR family transcriptional regulator, translated to MQKGDMTRQMILEHATAMASQVGLEGLSFGRLAEDLDLSKSGLFAHFKSLQGLQVKVLEHAAERFTETVIRPALKAPRGEPRLRAIFDRWRRWPKESSMAGGCFFVAAATELDDRPGPARDLLVSQQKDWLETLAGIVRSAIAEGHFNNRVDPEQFVYELYGLMLAYHYSVRLLNDPKADRRAETAFESLMQRAKA
- a CDS encoding ABC transporter ATP-binding protein, translated to MSAPAIEVKDLTRKFGKLTAVDRISFSIAYGEIFGFLGSNGSGKSTTIRMLCGILAPTSGTATVGGFDVNEDPESVKTAIGYVSQRFSLYSDLTVLENLKFYGRIYGLRSERLQRRIQAVMDFAGLHRYADMLTGNLSGGWKQRVAVATAILHEPKILFLDEPTAGVDPMSRRALWEVLYGLADQGVALFVTTHYMEEAERCNQIAFISLGKLLKVGNPQELKMNNPGQVLEVECRPLLKASQVFGEIPGVTGLTAYGTTLHLNVADAEAATRALRKAAAREGVEILAIRPIEAALEDVFATLSEGGDA
- a CDS encoding TolC family protein, which translates into the protein MPLPHLRILLCGLLGLALASFARAEPAVVPRALSLSEALRLARERHVQVLVSQERVRQALARIAQVKSGLYPSFDAAVSQYRKTVNLEAFGIDPGTPGFDLTPPPFNVFDARLKLQQTLFDLTLFRRLDAARSGQRLSAAEQEKAEADALVLVANLYLEAQRAQEAVEYAQYLQKRDGARLGIADSQLRLGLGSDFDVTGARASLADSRSLVARVRAEAEERRLDLAAALGLPVDQPLSFTTRDPWLRRKPPQDGELDSLLASHPDVLVAQRQVETQVQQRRQEVAEYYPKLGASADVGASGPDPGNVTDTYSFGGQLSIPIYQGGLRKARVQEASSKIRESEAQLEQTRRDRLAEAKSALVALRQAEEGYRAAQADLAKAAQGLGLARERRGIGLGSDLEVIEAQATWASAKDQSSEALATYRLAWVNLQYRLGRMGPWLEEMERP
- a CDS encoding ATP-binding cassette domain-containing protein, which gives rise to MSETNAHPVVLRAQDLTKVYAMGEVSVQALRGVSLDLTEGEFVVLLGPSGGGKSTLLNILGGLDTPSSGELWYRDHHLSAADEAGLTRYRREHVGFVFQFYNLIPSLTALENVRLVTDIAERPMEALEALRLVGLEPRRDHFPSQLSGGEQQRVAVARAIAKRP
- a CDS encoding ABC transporter permease; its protein translation is MHRIRAIIWKEFIQLIRDPKTLGLIIFMPVMQLMIYGYGINTDVKHLSTILYDEDQTSLSRRLVQALEQSSYFDVDWIAKSDHEVRVALDRGKAKAGLHIPPDFTRNLLAGTGAQLQLLIDGTDSNPANTALNTSVAIVNDFMQREGMIGATVTPVEFRPRLWYNPDLKSSYFLVPGVVGLLLMLLIPMITSSAVVREKERGNLEQLLVTPIRSYELILGKLIPYMLIGLFIAVTVLSTARFLFALPLRGSPLLLFGLTGLYLMVCLGLGLLASTVAENQMQASQMIMFFAAPSILLSGFFFPRETMPEPIYLLGNIIPLTFFLRIIRGITLKGLHLADLWPEVGVLALMAVVVLTLSILKFHKRLS
- a CDS encoding DUF11 domain-containing protein, coding for MPSTPNIHREDALRSPRRFPAMKPKLFSLLFTAILSQIAFSPSLGASTITVNTEADIIDTPECTLREAIASVNNGGALGGCQAVGDGVPDTVVLPAGNYVLSLPGTDEDNCGNGDLDVLANLTLNGAGSGNTSISAEGLKPDTPERVFDINPFGNSDISVTFNGVTIRDGDDFVGGGIQILGEQSNLISFVKAGSFGSTVSVVLNDVVVTENMAFIEGGGVNNFGADLTLNNSQVTQNQAENFTGGGISHQGGCFKCVDAALLVVNSGGLLTLQNTTISGNSAVAGGGVYNEAELVMDSSTVSGNTAGNDGGGIYGGFGSLALITNSTVSGNQALGENISTIVLSDMKLGFFPNDGAGGGIYQILGALALVNSTVSGNSAGSLGGGLFFITNFPNLQAGEGLAQGNGVDLGLFNVTMARNTAGDAGGGVLLFEVDFNGDLTAGATGFQSVVANSLIAANTAGAGADCVGAFGSQGYNLIGQVDDNCVGFAATGDQTGSPSTPLDPRIGDLQNNGGPTQTHGLLQGSPAIDTANPDGCLDEDGLPLTRDQRNLVRPVNATGLAAAICDIGAYEVGGAVLRVVKSDDTGGQSVALGETFTYTITVTNEGPNLATDVQLSDPLPGQVDFLGPITASQGSCNNAGDVVTCALGEIPVGATVTVSFAVTAVSPSTTVVNTVTVTTSTKEFENTGTFTATVTTNLGGGLLEGAGCALSLDVAGSVQTLSAMLPLALALALAALRRLSRRE
- a CDS encoding HlyD family efflux transporter periplasmic adaptor subunit; this translates as MRRFHLAIAGLALCLALSACKRSGDDSLLELSGTLEMTEHEVGMPVPGRLAQLLVDEGDAVKRGQLLASLDRFEQARRDYERQVALLARGGGNQQAVEQAELAMEDQRLVAPVDGVVLTKVHETGEVVSSNSPVLVIGDRSRLWVRIYVPEGYVNRLSLGQEARLRFDGLKREFKGKVTFISPAAEFTPRNVQTPEERVTQTFAVKVTLDEVEPYLRPGVAADVALPLRAEGAP
- a CDS encoding thiol-disulfide oxidoreductase DCC family protein; the encoded protein is MSAVVLFDGVCNLCNASVAFILRRDRRAYFRFASLQSETAKQLLQGHSLEAGLDSIVLVEDGECFTKSTAALRIARRLGGLWPLLYAFMLLPRWIRDPIYDWVARNRYRWFGRRESCMVPAPEWKDRFLDSAFAGGANPPASRN